In Scyliorhinus torazame isolate Kashiwa2021f chromosome 18, sScyTor2.1, whole genome shotgun sequence, the following are encoded in one genomic region:
- the LOC140395393 gene encoding myosin-4, with protein MGDAEMAVFGAAAAYLRKSDKERLEAQNTPFDAKSACYVIDPKELYVKGTVKSKEGGKATVETLLDKRTVTVKDDDVFPMNPPKFDKIEDMAMMTHLNEASVLFNLKERYAAWMIYTYSGLFCVTVNPYKWLPVYDPQVVSGYRGKKRQEAPPHIFSISDNAYQFMLTDRENQSILITGESGAGKTVNTKRVIQYFASVAAAGGDSKKKDHGKGSLEDQIIQANPLLEAFGNAKTLRNDNSSRFGKFIRIHFGTTGKLASADIETYLLEKSRVTFQLKAERSYHIFYQMMTNHKPEIVESCLITTNPYDFHFVSQGEISVKSIDDTEELVATDTAIDILGFTNDEKWGIYKLTGAVLHCGNMKFKQKQREEQAEPDGTEDADKVAYLTGLNSADLLKALCYPRVKVGNEFVTKGQTVQQVYNSVGALAKSIFEKMFLWMVVRINQQLDTKQARQFFIGVLDIAGFEIFDFNSLEQLCINFTNEKLQQFFNHHMFVLEQEEYKKEGIEWEFIDFGMDLAACIELIEKPMGIFSILEEECMFPKASDTTFKNKLYDQHLGKSNNFQKPRPVKGKAEAHFSLVHYAGTVDYNVTGWLDKNKDPLNETVIGLFQKSSVKLLAHLYFVTAEAEAASKKGGKKKGSSFQTVSALFRENLGKLMANLRTTHPHFVRCLIPNETKTPGAMENALVIHQLRCNGVLEGIRICRKGFPSRIVYADFKQRYRVLNASAIPEGQFIDSKKASEKLLGSIDVDHTQYKFGHTKVFFKAGLLGTLEEMRDDKLAQLVTRTQAMCRGFLMRVEFKRMMERREALYTLQYNIRAFTNVKHWPWMQLYFKIKPLLRSAETEKEMANMKDEFEKTKEALAKSEARRKALEEKMVALVQEKNDLQLQVQSEGETLADAEERCEGLIKNKIQLEAKVKEANERLEDEEEINAELTAKKRKLEDECSELKKDIDDLELTLAKVEKEKHATENKVKNLTEEMASLDESIAKVTKEKKALQEAHQQTLDDLQAEEDKVNTLTKTKTKLEQQVDDLEGSLEQEKKLRMDLERTKRKFEGDLKLSHETIMDLENDRQQLDEKLKKKEFEISQLLSKVEDEQALASQLQKKIKELQARIEELEEEIEAERASRAKTEKQRSDLSRELEEISERLEEAGGATSAQIEMNKKREAEFQKMRRDLEESTLQHEATAAALRKKQADSVAELGEQIDNLQRVKQKLEKEKSELKMETDDLASNMETVSKNKANLEKVARTLEDQVSELKTKHDEHQRLINDLSTHKARLGTENGELSRQLEEKESLVSQLTRGKQAYTQQIEELKRQLEEETKAKGALAHALQSSRHDCDLLREQYEEEQEAKAELQRGMSKANSEVAQWRTKYETDAIQRTEELEEAKKKLAQRLQDAEEHIEAVNSKCASLEKTKQRLLNEVEDLMIDVERANSAAAALDKKQKNFDKILADWKQKFEENQAELEAAQKESRSLSTELFKMKNAYEESLDQLETLKRENKNLQQEIADLTEHLAESSKALHEIEKAKKTAEQEKSEIQAALEEAEASLEHEESKILRIQLEMNQIKSEIDRKIAEKDEEIDQLKRNHQRVVETMQSALDSEIRSRNDALRIKKKMEGDLNEMEIQLGHANRQASEAQKHLRNLQGQLKDTQLHLDDALRSQEDLKEQLAMVERRSGLQQAEIEEIRAALEQTDRSRKIAEQELVDVTERVQLLHSQNTSLINTKKKLDADLNHLQTEMEEIIQESRNAEEKAKKAITDAAMMAEELKKEQDTSAHLERMKKNLEVTVKDLQHRLDEAEQLAMKGGKKQLQKLEARVRELENELEGEQKRSADAVKGVRKYERRVKELTYQSEEDRKNVLRLQDLVDKLQMKVKAYKRQCEETEEQANIHLSKFRKVQHELEEAEERADIAESQVNKLRSKSRDISIKSSAEE; from the exons ATCTGATAAGGAGCGATTGGAAGCTCAGAACACACCTTTCGACGCCAAAAGTGCCTGCTATGTGATCGACCCGAAAGAATTGTATGTCAAAGGTACAGTCAAGAGCAAAGAGGGTGGCAAAGCCACCGTGGAGACACTGTTGGACAAGAGG ACAGTAACTGTCAAAGATGACGACGTCTTCCCAATGAACCCTCCAAAATTCGATAAAATCGAGGACATGGCCATGATGACCCACTTGAATGAAGCATCTGTGCTGTTTAACCTCAAAGAGCGTTATGCAGCCTGGATGATCTAT ACCTACTCTGGGTTGTTCTGTGTCACTGTGAACCCCTACAAGTGGTTGCCAGTGTACGATCCCCAGGTCGTGTCCGGCTACAGAGGCAAGAAGCGTCAGGAAGCtcctccacacatcttctccatcTCTGACAACGCCTATCAGTTCATGTTAACTG ATCGTGAAAACCAGTCCATTTTGATCAC TGGAGAATCTGGTGCCGGAAAGACTGTGAACACGAAACGTGTCATCCAGTACTTTGCATCAGTTGCAGCTGCAGGTGGCGACTCCAAGAAGAAAGACCATGGAAAG GGCTCCCTGGAGGATCAAATCATCCAGGCCAACCCATTGCTGGAAGCCTTTGGTAACGCCAAGACCCTGAGAAATGACAACTCGTCTCGCTTC GGTAAATTCATCAGAATTCACTTTGGCACCACTGGGAAACTGGCTTCTGCAGATATTGAAACTT ATCTACTGGAAAAATCCAGAGTAACATTCCAGCTGAAAGCAGAGAGGAGTTACCATATTTTCTACCAGATGATGACCAACCACAAACCAGAAATTGTTG AGTCTTGCCTCATTACCACCAACCCCTATGATTTTCACTTTGTCAGCCAGGGTGAGATTTCTGTTAAGAGTATCGATGATACAGAAGAATTGGTGGCAACTGAT ACTGCCATCGATATCCTGGGCTTCACTAATGATGAGAAATGGGGCATCTACAAACTCACTGGTGCAGTATTGCACTGTGGGAACATGAAATTCAAGCAAAAGCAACGCGAGGAGCAGGCCGAGCCAGATGGCACTGAAG ATGCCGACAAGGTTGCTTACCTGACGGGACTCAACTCTGCAGATTTGCTAAAGGCTTTATGTTATCCCAGAGTGAAGGTTGGCAATGAATTTGTGACCAAAGGTCAAACTGTTCAACAG GTCTACAACTCAGTTGGCGCCCTTGCCAAATCAATTTTTGAGAAAATGTTCTTGTGGATGGTTGTCCGTATCAATCAGCAATTGGACACAAAACAGGCCAGACAGTTCTTCATTGGTGTGCTGGATATTGCTGGATTCGAAATTTTTGAT TTCAACAGCTTGGAACAGTTATGTATCAATTTCACCAATGAGAAATTGCAGCAGTTCTTCAACCACCACATGTTTGTTCTGGAACAAGAGGAGTACAAGAAGGAAGGAATTGAATGGGAATTCATTGACTTTGGGATGGATCTGGCTGCTTGCATTGAACTCATTGAAAAG CCTATGGGTATCTTCTCAATCCTGGAAGAGGAGTGCATGTTCCCCAAGGCCTCAGATACGACTTTCAAGAATAAGTTGTACGATCAGCATCTTGGTAAGTCAAACAACTTCCAGAAACCCAGACCTGTCAAAGGAAAGGCTGAAGCTCACTTCTCACTGGTCCATTATGCTGGCACTGTGGATTACAATGTTACTGGTTGGCTGGACAAGAACAAGGATCCCCTGAATGAAACTGTAATTGGACTCTTCCAGAAATCATCAGTGAAACTATTGGCTCATCTCTACTTTGTAACGGCTGAAG CTGAAGCCGCCAGCAAGAAAGGTGGAAAAAAGAAGGGCTCTTCCTTCCAGACTGTATCTGCTCTGTTTAGG GAAAACTTAGGCAAGCTGATGGCTAACTTGAGAACCACACATCCACACTTTGTGCGTTGTCTAATCCCCAATGAGACAAAGACACCAG GTGCGATGGAGAACGCTCTTGTCATACACCAGCTGAGGTGCAATGGTGTGCTGGAGGGTATCAGAATCTGCAGAAAGGGATTTCCAAGCAGGATCGTCTATGCTGACTTCAAGCAAAG ATACAGGGTTCTTAATGCGAGTGCCATTCCTGAAGGCCAGTTCATTGATAGCAAAAAAGCTTCTGAAAAACTGCTGGGATCCATTGATGTCGATCATACACAGTATAAATTTGGACACACTAAG GTGTTCTTCAAGGCTGGCCTCTTGGGTACACTTGAAGAGATGAGAGATGACAAGTTGGCGCAACTCGTTACCCGCACACAAGCTATGTGCCGTGGATTCTTAATGCGAGTTGAATTTAAGAGAATGATGGAAAGGAG GGAAGCACTGTACACTCTACAGTACAACATTCGTGCATTCACAAACGTCAAACACTGGCCATGGATGCAATTGTATTTCAAGATCAAACCTCTTCTGAGGAGTGCGGAAACTGAGAAGGAAATGGCAAATATGAAAGATGAGTTTGAGAAAACTAAGGAGGCACTTGCCAAATCTGAAGCACGAAGGAAGGCATTAGAAGAGAAAATGGTGGCTCTTGTACAGGAAAAGAATGATCTACAACTCCAAGTCCAATCG GAAGGTGAAACTCTAGCAGATGCAGAAGAAAGATGTGAAGGATTGATTAAAAATAAAATTCAACTGGAGGCAAAAGTGAAAGAAGCTAATGAAAGATTAGAAGATGAAGAAGAGATAAATGCTGAACTCACAGCTAAGAAGAGAAAACTGGAGGATGAGTGTTCAGAACTGAAGAAAGATATTGATGACTTGGAGCTCACTTTAGCGAAAGTTGAAAAAGAAAAACATGCCACTGAGAACAAG GTTAAAAACCTCACTGAAGAGATGGCTTCTCTTGATGAAAGCATTGCTAAAGTAACTAAGGAAAAGAAAGCTCTCCAAGAGGCCCATCAGCAGACACTAGATGATCTTCAGGCAGAGGAAGACAAAGTCAACACTCTGACCAAAACAAAAACTAAGCTGGAGCAACAAGTTGATGAT CTTGAAGGTTCTCTGGAGCAGGAGAAAAAACTTCGCATGGATCTTGAACGCACTAAGAGAAAGTTTGAAGGTGACTTGAAGCTGTCACACGAAACCATAATGGATTTGGAAAATGATAGGCAGCAACTGGATGAGAAGCTGAAAAA GAAGGAATTTGAGATCAGCCAACTTCTAAGCAAAGTTGAAGATGAGCAGGCTTTGGCGTCACAGCTGCAGAAAAAGATCAAAGAATTACAG GCTCGTATTGAAGAACTTGAAGAAGAAATTGAAGCTGAACGTGCCTCTCGTGCCAAGACTGAGAAGCAGAGATCTGATCTTTCCCGGGAACTTGAAGAAATCAGTGAACGACTAGAAGAAGCTGGAGGTGCAACTTCAGCACAGATTGAAATGAACAAAAAACGAGAAGCAGAATTTCAGAAGATGCGCCGCGATCTGGAAGAATCCACCCTACAGCATGAAGCCACGGCTGCTGCTCTTCGTAAGAAGCAGGCTGATAGTGTGGCAGAGCTTGGGGAACAAATCGACAATCTGCAACGTGTGAAACAGAAACTTGAGAAGGAAAAGAGTGAGTTGAAGATGGAAACTGATGACCTTGCTAGCAATATGGAAACTGTGTCCAAAAATAAG GCAAACCTTGAGAAAGTGGCCCGGACTCTTGAGGACCAGGTCAGTGAACTAAAGACCAAACATGATGAGCATCAGCGTTTGATCAACGATTTATCAACTCACAAAGCACGTCTTGGAACAGAAAACG GTGAATTGAGCCGCCAATTAGAGGAGAAAGAATCTTTGGTATCTCAGCTAACAAGAGGCAAACAAGCATACACACAACAGATTGAGGAGCTCAAGAGACAGCTGGAGGAAGAAACAAAG GCTAAGGGTGCCTTGGCACATGCTCTGCAGTCTTCCCGCCATGACTGTGATTTGCTCCGTGAGCAATATGAAGAGGAACAGGAGGCAAAGGCCGAGCTCCAACGTGGCATGTCCAAGGCCAACAGCGAAGTTGCTCAGTGGAGAACAAAATATGAAACTGATGCAATTCAACGCACAGAGGAATTGGAGGAGGCCAA GAAAAAGCTTGCTCAGCGTCTGCAGGATGCAGAAGAGCACATTGAGGCTGTGAACTCCAAATGTGCTTCACTGGAAAAGACAAAACAGAGATTGCTAAATGAAGTGGAGGATCTTATGATAGATGTGGAAAGGGCAAACTCAGCAGCAGCAGCTCTTGACAAGAAACAGAAGAACTTTGATAAG ATCCTGGCAGACTGGAAACAGAAATTTGAGGAAAACCAGGCTGAACTGGAAGCAGCCCAGAAGGAGTCCCGCAGTCTGAGTACTGAGCTCTTCAAGATGAAGAATGCATATGAGGAGTCTCTGGATCAACTTGAAACTCTTAAACGAGAAAACAAGAATCTGCAGC AGGAGATCGCTGATCTGACTGAGCACCTGGCTGAAAGCAGCAAGGCCCTGCATGAGATAGAAAAAGCAAAGAAGACTGCTGAGCAGGAGAAGAGTGAAATTCAGGCAGCACTGGAGGAAGCAGAG GCTTCTCTGGAACATGAAGAGAGCAAGATCCTCCGCATTCAGCTAGAAATGAACCAAATAAAATCTGAAATTGATAGGAAAATTGCAGAGAAAGATGAGGAGATTGACCAGTTGAAGAGGAACCACCAGAGGGTTGTAGAAACAATGCAAAGTGCCTTGGACTCAGAAATCAGGAGCAGAAATGATGCTTTAAGAATCAAAAAGAAAATGGAAGGAGATCTGAATGAAATGGAGATTCAGTTGGGACATGCGAACCGTCAGGCTTCTGAAGCTCAGAAACATCTCAGAAACCTGCAGGGTCAATTAAAG GATACCCAGTTACATTTGGATGATGCTCTCAGAAGCCAGGAAGATTTGAAGGAGCAATTGGCCATGGTTGAGCGCAGAAGTGGCTTGCAGCAGGCTGAGATTGAAGAAATAAGAGCAGCATTGGAACAGACAGATAGATCTCGCAAAATTGCTGAACAAGAGCTGGTTGATGTCACTGAGAGAGTACAGCTGCTGCACTCACAG AACACAAGTCTCATCAACACCAAAAAGAAGCTGGATGCTGACCTGAATCATCTTCAAACTGAAATGGAGGAAATAATTCAGGAATCGAGAAATGCCGAAGAAAAAGCAAAGAAGGCTATCACAGAT GCTGCCATGATGGCTGAAGAGTTGAAGAAGGAACAGGATACCAGTGCTCACCTTGAACGAATGAAGAAGAATCTCGAGGTGACGGTGAAGGACCTGCAGCATCGCCTTGATGAGGCTGAGCAGCTCGCAATGAAAGGAGGAAAGAAACAGCTCCAGAAACTGGAGGCTCGG GTGCGTGAGCTGGAAAATGAACTGGAAGGTGAACAGAAACGGAGTGCTGATGCTGTCAAAGGTGTTCGCAAATATGAAAGAAGAGTCAAGGAACTGACTTATCAG TCTGAGGAAGACAGGAAAAATGTTTTGAGATTGCAGGACTTAGTTGACAAGCTGCAGATGAAAGTTAAGGCTTACAAGAGGCAATGTGAGGAGACT GAGGAACAGGCCAATATTCACCTGTCCAAGTTCAGGAAGGTGCAGCATGAACTGGAGGAAGCCGAGGAACGTGCTGACATTGCAGAGTCTCAAGTCAACAAACTTAGAAGTAAAAGCCGTGACATAAGTATAAAG TCCTCCGCTGAAGAGTAG